One Gimesia aquarii DNA segment encodes these proteins:
- a CDS encoding leucine-rich repeat domain-containing protein has translation MNFHNFSFFGLFACFLPVLLISSGCNTENSNEQVTTIPVREDPPIPTAPEGPAILTEEDIHELLLKNNPDYKGNAEFGKLKGEIISINLHKTNVEDITALKGLKLEYLDLTNCPVSDLSPLKGMKLQQLFLEGTYVSDLEPLKGMPLQILRLEHAPVSDISPLEEMPINQLNLFGTKVKNLSIINTLPLKTLWIPKTQITDITPLKGMLLESLDIQDTKVTDLSPIKGIQLLRLNLANSAVTDLTPLKGMPLQRLIFTPSQITKGLDIIRESESIQGIGTSFDNVKAAELFWKDYDAKQSEQNK, from the coding sequence ATGAACTTTCACAATTTCAGTTTTTTTGGTCTCTTTGCTTGTTTCCTTCCGGTACTCCTCATTTCGTCAGGTTGCAATACTGAGAATTCCAATGAACAAGTTACAACGATTCCTGTTCGAGAAGACCCACCTATTCCCACAGCACCAGAAGGACCTGCAATTCTGACTGAAGAAGACATTCATGAGCTTCTGCTAAAAAATAATCCAGACTACAAGGGAAACGCCGAATTTGGAAAGTTGAAAGGAGAGATTATCTCGATAAATCTTCACAAAACGAATGTGGAAGATATCACCGCGCTCAAAGGATTGAAATTAGAATATCTGGATCTTACCAATTGCCCTGTATCTGATTTGAGTCCTCTCAAGGGGATGAAGCTGCAACAACTCTTTCTTGAAGGAACGTATGTCAGCGACCTGGAGCCACTGAAAGGGATGCCTTTACAAATCTTACGGTTAGAGCACGCCCCGGTGTCCGATATTTCTCCATTAGAAGAAATGCCCATCAATCAACTAAATCTCTTTGGTACAAAAGTCAAAAATCTCAGTATTATTAACACCCTGCCACTCAAAACATTATGGATTCCTAAGACTCAAATCACAGATATCACTCCTCTCAAAGGAATGTTGCTGGAAAGCCTGGATATTCAGGATACGAAAGTCACAGATTTAAGCCCTATCAAAGGAATTCAGCTGCTACGATTGAACCTGGCCAACTCAGCCGTCACCGATCTAACTCCACTCAAAGGCATGCCGTTACAACGCCTGATTTTCACTCCCTCCCAAATTACAAAGGGCCTGGATATCATTCGCGAAAGCGAGTCAATTCAAGGTATCGGAACATCTTTTGACAACGTAAAAGCAGCAGAACTTTTCTGGAAAGACTACGATGCCAAACAAAGCGAGCAAAATAAATAG
- a CDS encoding mandelate racemase/muconate lactonizing enzyme family protein: protein MKITDVRAIQPIGKDSPSDWRTTLGQILVAIDTDAGLTGYGVGGGGLSGIHVVKTVLRDLLIGRNPEKIPQLWNEMYQATLAFGRKGIAVMAISGVDLALWDLSGKSQKLPIVSLMGGNPGEKIPTYHTVWDFQDLSSVAEHAGFKLHLGKVAAPDQQEIMISAIEQARSLIGTGRLLMVDAWMKWNVDSTIAISKEIATFNIEWIEEPLSPDDLSGYETLKEESAVPIAGGEHEFTAAAFRPLIQQKLHSVLQPDVCWCGGLTELIKIYKMATAAELRVCPHRGAEIWALHAIAALDPNPLAETGRPWMTWVEGQPSIENGMIELSDQPGFGLTFDEHKLKLIH, encoded by the coding sequence ATGAAAATCACAGACGTTCGTGCGATACAACCCATTGGAAAAGACTCTCCCTCAGACTGGCGGACAACCTTAGGGCAAATTCTTGTGGCCATAGATACTGATGCCGGGCTGACGGGCTATGGAGTTGGTGGAGGCGGTCTGTCAGGAATTCATGTTGTAAAAACTGTATTAAGAGATCTGCTAATTGGACGAAACCCGGAGAAAATTCCTCAGCTATGGAATGAAATGTACCAAGCAACTTTGGCTTTCGGTCGCAAGGGAATTGCGGTAATGGCCATTAGTGGTGTTGATCTAGCCTTGTGGGACCTTAGTGGAAAATCCCAAAAACTGCCAATCGTTTCTTTGATGGGAGGAAATCCGGGTGAAAAAATTCCGACGTACCATACCGTCTGGGATTTTCAGGATTTATCGTCTGTTGCCGAACACGCGGGATTTAAACTACATCTTGGAAAGGTGGCAGCTCCTGATCAGCAGGAAATAATGATTTCAGCCATTGAACAGGCACGGTCACTGATCGGAACAGGCCGACTCTTAATGGTTGACGCATGGATGAAGTGGAATGTTGATTCTACCATTGCCATTTCAAAAGAAATTGCAACGTTCAATATAGAATGGATTGAGGAGCCACTGTCTCCAGACGATTTGAGTGGTTATGAAACTCTAAAAGAAGAGTCAGCTGTTCCTATTGCGGGAGGCGAACATGAATTTACAGCAGCAGCATTTAGACCTTTAATTCAACAAAAACTACACTCTGTCCTACAACCTGATGTCTGCTGGTGTGGTGGTTTGACGGAATTGATCAAAATCTACAAAATGGCAACAGCGGCTGAATTACGTGTTTGTCCCCATCGTGGAGCTGAAATTTGGGCTCTACATGCAATTGCTGCCCTTGATCCCAATCCTCTGGCCGAAACGGGGCGTCCCTGGATGACATGGGTTGAAGGACAACCATCAATAGAAAATGGGATGATTGAACTCTCAGATCAACCAGGCTTTGGGCTCACGTTCGATGAACACAAACTGAAGCTGATCCACTAG
- a CDS encoding glycosyltransferase family 2 protein, whose protein sequence is MSTNSSHQSELTSPKGRVVAVMPAYNAASTLERTVADIPTGSVDEIVLVDDCSSDNTVEVAKRLGLTVIQHEQNTGYGGNQKTCYRYALEAGADYVVMIHPDYQYDSRVVTIAVELIRLGISDVILGSRIRTRAEALEGGMPLYKYIANRILTIVENMALGQNLGDFHSGFRAYRREVLEKIPFEKNSDDFVFDSQFLAQTVRFGFKLGDIPVPVRYFEEASSINFKRSARYGLLTLGVLVQYWGNRLGILKSEIFSGNNQYLVD, encoded by the coding sequence ATGTCTACAAACTCCTCCCATCAGTCTGAATTAACCTCTCCTAAAGGGCGGGTTGTCGCTGTGATGCCAGCTTATAATGCAGCCAGTACTTTGGAAAGAACAGTCGCTGATATTCCCACAGGTTCTGTTGATGAAATTGTGCTCGTTGATGATTGCAGTAGCGACAATACGGTAGAAGTAGCGAAGAGGCTGGGATTAACGGTCATTCAACATGAGCAAAATACTGGCTATGGCGGAAACCAAAAGACTTGTTATCGCTACGCGTTGGAAGCAGGTGCAGATTATGTGGTGATGATTCACCCAGATTATCAATATGACAGCCGAGTAGTGACCATTGCCGTTGAACTAATTCGATTAGGAATTTCCGACGTTATCCTGGGATCACGAATTCGAACCAGGGCAGAAGCGTTGGAAGGTGGAATGCCACTTTATAAATATATTGCAAATCGGATACTTACAATTGTTGAGAACATGGCGTTAGGGCAGAACTTAGGAGATTTCCATAGTGGATTTCGCGCTTATCGTCGCGAGGTCTTGGAAAAGATTCCTTTTGAAAAGAACTCAGATGACTTTGTGTTTGATAGTCAATTTCTCGCTCAGACGGTTCGATTTGGATTTAAGTTAGGTGACATTCCGGTACCAGTTCGATATTTTGAAGAAGCCTCCAGTATCAATTTCAAGCGCAGTGCCCGCTATGGTTTACTGACATTGGGAGTGCTAGTTCAATATTGGGGAAACCGACTGGGTATTTTGAAGTCAGAAATATTCTCTGGGAACAATCAGTATCTTGTTGACTGA
- a CDS encoding prenyltransferase/squalene oxidase repeat-containing protein, giving the protein MQKVLTFLLIFGWLCLSDAGILSAKNRDPKVQKAITNALEYLAREQRRQGYWEANGGQYRVAMTALAGNALLAEGSTTTRGKYAKNIKNAVDYLLEMSQPNGLIGYKNDYHYTYGHGYSMVFLSQVYGEEEDSVRRKELKTALMKAVGFCASAQTTRGGWGYVSAKDGNDFDEGSTCITQVQGLRACRNAGIPVDKKIIDRAKKYIADCTTPEGGVQYSIRGGGARPAITAAACAALFNAGEYDSDQLKNMLEYSRKNIWPGGSSNRYFGHWHYAHFYYAQVMYRGDTKNWEKYIKDIGQQIIRKQSASGAWMEGHVGPVYTTAINATILQLDNGYLPIYQK; this is encoded by the coding sequence ATGCAAAAAGTTCTGACTTTTCTTTTGATATTCGGTTGGCTATGCCTCTCTGACGCCGGGATCTTGTCTGCTAAAAATCGAGACCCGAAAGTTCAAAAAGCAATCACCAATGCTTTAGAATACCTGGCAAGAGAACAACGTCGACAGGGATACTGGGAAGCGAATGGCGGTCAATATCGCGTTGCCATGACCGCACTGGCCGGGAACGCACTTTTGGCAGAAGGCTCTACAACAACGCGTGGAAAATATGCAAAAAACATTAAAAACGCGGTAGATTATCTTCTTGAAATGAGCCAGCCAAATGGATTAATTGGTTATAAGAACGACTACCATTACACCTATGGTCATGGTTATTCGATGGTCTTTTTGTCGCAAGTTTATGGTGAAGAAGAAGACTCAGTGCGACGTAAAGAATTGAAAACGGCACTGATGAAAGCAGTCGGCTTCTGTGCCAGTGCGCAAACGACTCGCGGCGGTTGGGGCTATGTTTCAGCGAAAGATGGGAACGATTTTGACGAAGGCTCAACCTGTATAACACAAGTCCAGGGATTAAGAGCCTGTCGCAATGCGGGTATCCCGGTCGATAAAAAAATTATTGATCGTGCAAAAAAATATATTGCCGACTGCACTACTCCAGAAGGTGGCGTTCAATATAGTATTCGTGGTGGTGGAGCGAGACCTGCCATTACTGCTGCTGCTTGTGCTGCCTTATTTAATGCCGGCGAATATGACTCAGATCAACTGAAAAATATGTTAGAATACAGTCGAAAGAACATTTGGCCCGGCGGTAGTTCGAATCGGTATTTTGGTCACTGGCATTACGCGCACTTTTACTATGCCCAGGTGATGTACCGAGGAGATACTAAAAATTGGGAAAAGTATATTAAGGATATTGGCCAACAAATCATCCGCAAACAATCAGCCTCTGGAGCCTGGATGGAAGGCCATGTTGGTCCCGTTTATACTACTGCGATTAATGCAACCATACTTCAATTGGATAATGGTTACCTACCCATTTACCAGAAGTAG
- a CDS encoding HEAT repeat domain-containing protein, translating to MRQSICSSQVISRVGTLIARPAGFSLLVVGLLFSSNSSLLGQQPAPPAKPAADQPNANPADPPKDDALDKIKELMKPEEAVNFRKTKLRKFDDLLRSGKISGNADKKLIAEGARYELYLMTMKQNPHKPAEKTDLKKLRLNILRDIQFSGRVSGNSQARELYLAELTKRAEDLFNNHRLVRFNAVVLLSQLDLKDEDRRKKVKRTAYTLAYAPLVKIISSKTQPVELKIIAANGLGRIGRMGDPTNALRIKIVEAIIPELEQSQKEHSWYQRSLVDALGSLDITDNLARRPVVVNALLKTMSDPKRTWGVRSAAAYNLGKLPLKANSDIKLITYSIVDLTRKMVAAYNQNNNARFWKRCFWNVYLAFKPEFANQNNGLFKKQVNQTVVNDAYKQIIKPAAIILQPGPTPKIPANVTKAMDDWLKKNLPKNFRVAPGQVKPPNQKVAEGS from the coding sequence GTGCGACAATCCATATGCTCGTCTCAGGTCATTTCACGAGTTGGAACACTGATTGCCAGGCCTGCAGGGTTTTCTCTGCTGGTGGTTGGGTTGCTTTTTTCGTCCAATTCGTCGCTTCTCGGCCAACAGCCCGCTCCTCCTGCTAAACCGGCTGCTGACCAACCAAACGCAAATCCAGCTGATCCACCCAAGGATGACGCTCTTGATAAAATTAAGGAATTAATGAAGCCTGAAGAGGCGGTAAACTTTCGCAAAACAAAATTGAGAAAATTCGACGATTTGCTTCGTAGCGGAAAGATCAGTGGCAATGCAGATAAGAAACTTATCGCCGAAGGAGCCCGTTACGAACTGTACCTAATGACAATGAAACAGAATCCACATAAGCCCGCAGAAAAAACGGATCTTAAAAAGCTCCGGTTAAATATTCTACGTGACATTCAGTTCTCTGGCCGTGTCTCAGGCAACAGTCAAGCGAGAGAACTTTACCTGGCAGAGTTGACCAAGCGCGCTGAAGACCTGTTTAATAATCACCGTCTCGTTCGTTTCAATGCCGTCGTCCTACTGTCACAGCTGGACCTGAAAGATGAAGACAGGCGCAAGAAAGTAAAACGAACTGCTTACACTCTGGCTTATGCTCCACTGGTAAAAATCATCAGTTCAAAAACTCAACCCGTTGAATTGAAAATTATCGCTGCAAATGGCCTGGGTCGCATTGGAAGAATGGGTGACCCCACGAATGCCTTGCGAATCAAAATCGTAGAGGCGATCATTCCTGAACTAGAACAATCACAAAAGGAACATTCCTGGTATCAACGAAGCCTGGTCGATGCATTGGGTTCGTTGGATATTACAGACAATCTGGCACGACGCCCTGTTGTTGTGAATGCTTTATTGAAAACCATGAGCGATCCGAAACGCACTTGGGGAGTTCGTTCGGCTGCAGCCTATAATCTTGGTAAACTACCACTCAAAGCGAACTCTGATATCAAACTGATCACGTATTCTATCGTAGATCTAACCCGCAAAATGGTCGCAGCATATAATCAAAATAATAATGCCCGCTTCTGGAAACGTTGCTTTTGGAATGTTTATCTCGCTTTCAAACCCGAATTCGCCAATCAAAATAATGGTTTGTTCAAAAAACAAGTCAATCAAACGGTAGTCAATGATGCTTACAAGCAAATCATCAAGCCCGCTGCTATAATACTCCAACCTGGACCAACTCCAAAAATTCCTGCAAATGTCACAAAAGCTATGGATGACTGGTTGAAAAAAAATCTCCCTAAAAACTTTCGAGTCGCCCCCGGTCAAGTTAAGCCTCCAAACCAGAAAGTCGCTGAAGGTAGCTAA
- a CDS encoding histone deacetylase, protein MTVFFQSHFFLQHETGNHPECSDRLKNIFDLLSTEIISDLIRIDNQRNATIQEIQLVHSPEYLNEIKQFCTEGGGRVESDTVVSLHSYEVACHAAGCALEAVKQVLEGQTQRAFCAIRPPGHHALIDQAMGFCLLNNVAIAARHAIERYQLRRVLIVDWDVHHGNGTQDIFYEDENVHFFSVHRAPFYPGTGAANETGVGKGLGTIWNLPLAFGISRDDYFSRFERMLVDAAQRCRPELILISAGFDAHREDPVGSLGLESDDFGELTRIVLSTANEYCEGRVVSLLEGGYNPQKLAESTVSHLTILSDA, encoded by the coding sequence ATGACTGTTTTTTTTCAGAGTCATTTTTTTTTGCAGCATGAGACAGGTAACCATCCTGAATGTTCGGATCGTTTAAAAAACATTTTCGACCTTCTCTCAACAGAAATAATATCGGATCTAATAAGAATTGATAATCAAAGAAACGCAACTATCCAGGAAATACAGCTTGTACATTCTCCAGAATACTTGAATGAGATAAAGCAGTTCTGTACTGAAGGGGGAGGCAGAGTCGAGTCAGATACTGTTGTTTCATTACACTCTTACGAAGTTGCTTGTCATGCAGCGGGCTGCGCACTTGAAGCTGTAAAACAAGTTCTTGAGGGGCAAACACAAAGAGCATTTTGTGCAATTCGACCACCGGGCCATCATGCATTGATAGATCAGGCAATGGGTTTTTGTTTGTTGAACAACGTTGCTATCGCAGCGCGGCATGCTATAGAACGATATCAGTTGCGTCGGGTTCTTATTGTTGATTGGGATGTCCATCACGGTAATGGAACACAGGATATTTTCTATGAAGATGAAAACGTTCATTTCTTCTCCGTCCACCGCGCTCCATTTTATCCTGGTACTGGTGCAGCAAATGAAACAGGGGTAGGCAAGGGGCTGGGTACAATCTGGAACCTTCCTCTTGCTTTTGGAATTTCTCGAGATGACTATTTCTCTCGATTTGAGCGGATGTTAGTCGATGCTGCCCAGAGATGTCGTCCGGAATTGATTCTTATCAGTGCAGGCTTTGACGCGCATCGCGAGGACCCGGTTGGTTCACTAGGATTAGAAAGCGATGATTTTGGAGAATTAACCAGGATTGTTTTGAGTACAGCGAATGAATACTGTGAAGGAAGAGTAGTCAGTTTACTCGAAGGAGGCTACAACCCTCAAAAGTTAGCAGAGTCAACCGTCAGTCATCTAACAATATTAAGCGATGCATAA